A single Eulemur rufifrons isolate Redbay chromosome 9, OSU_ERuf_1, whole genome shotgun sequence DNA region contains:
- the LOC138392597 gene encoding olfactory receptor 1A1, with protein sequence MREENQSSTLEFILLGVTGQQEQKDFFFILFLFIYPITLIGNVLIILAIHSDIHLHNPMYFFLANLSLVDIFFSSVTIPKMLANHLLGSKSISFGGCLTQMYFMIALGNTDSYILAVMAYDRAVAISRPLHYTTVMSPRSCILLVVGSWMVGNTNALPHTLLTASLSFCGNHEVANFYCDITPLLKLSCSDIHFNVKIMYLGVGVFSVPLLCIIISYIRVFSTVLRVPSTRGVLKAFSTCGSHLTVVSLYYGTVMGMYFRPLTSYSLKDAVITVMYMAVTPMLNPFIYSLRNRDMKAALQKLFSKRISS encoded by the coding sequence ATGAGGGAAGAAAACCAGTCTTCTACCCTGGAATTCATCCTCCTGGGAGTTACAGGTCAGCAGGAACAGAAAgatttcttcttcatcctcttcctcttcatttaCCCCATCACACTGATTGGAAACGTGCTCATCATCTTGGCCATTCACTCTGACATTCACCTTCACAACCCCATGTATTTTTTCCTTGCCAACCTCTCCTTGGTTGACATCTTCTTCTCATCTGTTACCATCCCTAAGATGCTGGCTAACCATCTCTTGGGCAGCAAATCCATATCCTTTGGGGGATGTCTAACACAGATGTATTTCATGATAGCCTTGGGTAACACAGACAGCTATATTTTGGCTGTGATGGCATATGATCGTGCCGTGGCCATCAGCCGCCCACTTCACTACACAACAGTTATGAGCCCACGGTCCTGTATCCTGCTAGTTGTTGGGTCTTGGATGGTCGGGAACACCAATGCCCTCCCCCACACTCTGCTCACAGCTAGTCTGTCCTTCTGTGGCAATCACGAAGTGGCCAACTTCTACTGTGATATTACCCCTTTGCTCAAGCTGTCCTGTTCTGATATCCACTTTAATGTGAAGATAATGTACCTGGGGGTTGGCGTTTTCTCTGTGCCATTATTATGCATCATTATCTCTTATATTCGGGTCTTTTCCACAGTCTTACGGGTTCCATCCACCAGGGGTGTGCTcaaagccttctccacctgtggtTCTCACCTCACAGTTGTTTCTTTGTATTACGGGACAGTCATGGGCATGTATTTCCGCCCTCTGACCAGTTACAGCCTCAAAGATGCAGTGATAACTGTGATGTACATGGCAGTGACCCCAATGTTAAATCCTTTCATCTATAGTCTGAGAAATCGGGACATGAAGGCTGCCCTACAGAAACTCTTCAGCAAGAGGATCTCCTCATGA